CACGCAGTCTAGGGACAGACAGTTGTCATGCACTAACCTGATGAAGGATGCCTTGAATTTAGACTCTCCAGGGCCGGGCCTCCTAACGTTGGGTAAAACGTGTGAAATGTATAATCTGGGAGAATGGGCTAAGATATGAGATACTAAATACAGGTGGTAGGTCACCTGCATGTTGTCAGTCACGTTAGCCCCTGGGGGAGCCCCAACCCTCCCCAGACTATTCTACCACAGAATCCTGTCCATGAGTGGACAAATAGCCAAGAGTCAAAATGTGACACCTTTCTGTGAGAATGTATTTTCGCATAAAAATCTCTGGGTAAAGACACATGTAAAGGTAGCATAACGTAGGGGAGAGAACAGCAGCCTTATCCTATAGCCTGGGTTCAAATTGTTAACCACACGTGCACATAAGACTCAGCGTGAGAGTACTGGGACCTCAAAGGGTGTGAAGAGTCAAGCAGTATATAACACAAAGCTGTCATTCTCCATCCCTACTGGTTacttccctgcccaccccaggaACCCTGGGAGGTCAGAGCTGGATGGGACCTTAAAGGTCTCTTCttgaccaccccctcccccttttatCTAAATGAGGAAGCAAGGCTTGGTAGGCTTGGTAGACTCACTGCTAAAACGTTGctcatctaggggtgcctgactggctcagttggtggaacgtgCAACTTTTGgccttagggttgtgagtttgagccccacattgggtgtagagattatttaaaaaaaaaaatcttaaaaaaaacaatgtgacTCACCTCCTTTCAGGTAGGCATGGGGCACATTGGCCTCCAGAAACATGGCCTCTCCTGGCTTCAGGGTAAGCAGGTTCAGGAAGTAGATGGCAAAGCATCCAATATCACCTGGATACTGCTGATGCAGCTGCAGCAAGAGCTCCCCATTGATGTCCTCCATGTTGTTTCCAGCAGCCACTGAGGGTCAGAGTGCCCCAAGGCCATTTAGGAACCCCCAGTGGTGTTTACAGCCCCACCGCGGCCACCAAGTCCTGGGGAAGTCCCTACCCTCAGAAATCTAGAAACTGGTGGGTGTGTCTGTCTAGCCACATCCCCACCCTTTGTGGGCTGGCCTTCCTTGATCTTCCAGCCCACAGAGGTGCCATTTTCCCTTGTTCTGACCGTCTATATGCTCAGCATTACACTGGAAGAGCTAAGGTTTGGGGCCAGATAATCCTTTGTTgtggaggctgtcctgtgcattgcagtatgcttagcagcatccttggcctctacaaCCAAGATAGCACTAGCACCCCAATCCatgttttgaaacaaaaaatgctCTAGACAGTTGCCAGTGTTCCctaattgagaaccactgctgtagaATCTCAATCTATTTAAGGGATAACCCAAGAGTTCCATGTGGAGTGACCAACTGCCCCAGTTGGCCCAGGCCTTTCTATTTCACAGCACTGAACATGTCTCAGAAAAAGTCCCAGACAAACCAAGATGGTTGATTACCCCAGAGAGCAAGAGGCAGAATGAGCCCAGGGCCAAAACTGTGTCCTGGAGACTGACCAGGGGAGGGAGACCTCAGCCTGGGCTAGATTAGTGAGGGAAGTCTTGAAaattggggcaggggagggtggtgaGCTGAGATTTCTTGAGTGtgcagagaagtggggagggcaTGAGTAAGTAAAAGCTGAATGTGTCAGTGTCACAGTGAAGGAACTGGCTGCTCTGGATTGGAGGGTGGTTCTGAGCCTTCATACACAGACATGCTGAATGTCTGTTCTGTGCTAAGCACTGGGAACACAGTCTCAAGGAGACAGATTCCTGGCCTGGAGAAAACCCAGGTGATGCATGTGGTGATATAGACTCATAGGTGCTACACCTCACATATGAACAGGGTGTCCTGGGAGCTCCCAGCAAGAGTATCCCATTCTGCCGTGAGTGCCACTTGGAGCACTCTGAATGCGTCTCACACCCTCCAGCGATCAGCAGCCCAGAGGCTTACCGCCCACAATCTTGGGTCTCAGTATGCATTCATTCGGTCCTTCACAGGACACAGATTTACTGAGAACCGGCAACATATCGCAGGCTGTTCTAAGGGCTGGTGATGATccaagaacaagataaggatcCCTTTCCCTTTGTAGAGTTTACATTCTGGCGAAGGGAGAACGGGCAAATAGGTATAAAGGGGAGGCATGCAAGCagaaacaccaaaagcaaaagaatcCAAAGAAAACAGTATGTTTGGGTAAAAGAGCTCCCTATGGCTCAGAGGTGACAGGAGAAATGTGTAGAGAGCCAGAAGAGCTCTGGGGTCGcctggagaaggggctggggcCTCATCATGTGTGTCACATAGGCTCAGAGCTGGAATCCACTCTGCCTTGTTTTATACTGCTTGTACTAACCTCCAGACCCAAATGTGACAGCCACGCCCATCAGTCATTTCCTGAACCCTCCTTAGTTAGCACAAGGTTGGGCACGGAGCAGCTATTTAAGGaaatatatctctatctatctatctatctatctatctatctatatctatatatgtaattaaaaaaagatctgattGAAAGCTCTGGGCTTCAGGCCTTTGGAGAAGAGGAGGATGAGCATCCCCATGTACCCTTCCTACTTTCTAGGCCCAAAGTATAAATCCATCCATGGAGAACAACTGTAAGGCTGGGGGAATCTCAGAATGCCTAGGTGGAAGACCTCCTAAAAGTCCTCCAGGCCACTCTGTCTCCAGCCGTCTAGAGAAACAAAGACTAGGAAAGAAACGCTCAGTTACTAACAGACCATCGAAGTCATCTAAGGCCCATTTTGGTGATACACTTTGAGCAGAGAGGTTGAGAACCCTGTCCTCCTCAGTGCCTGGTGCCCATGCTGGGGCAGTGCAGGCCGGGGGCACCGCATGGCCTACAACACCCACCTTGCTGGGAGATCCGCTTCACCAACAGGTTGAGCTGCTCTATCACCACCTTCTTCTCGCTCTTCATCAGGTGGGAGAAACAGCTCTGCAGAGCAGAGGCCACACACTGGGAGTCACTGCTCAGGCTCTGCTTCAGCTGTGTTGCTGCATTATCTCCAATAAGAAACTGGAACTCGGGCACCTCTGCAGGAAGGCCATGCCAGGGCCCGTATCAGGAATGGCAAGGTGGAACCCGCACGAGTGGGAAGTCGGAAGAGGCCTCCCTATCCCATCCCTAACCAAGGAGCCAGGCAATGCTAAGCAAACTTTGAGGTGAAAACCAACTGCTTGCCACCAGCCCTACCAACCATACCTGAGCCTGGTCTCACAGGTCCACCCCAGTGGCTTTAAGAATTCATAGggccaggggctcctgagtggctcagtaggttaagcatccgacttcggctcaggtcatgatttcacggctcgtaggttcgagccccacatcaggctctgtgctgacagctcagagcctggagcccgcttcagattctgtgtctcctctctgcccctcccctgctcaggctctctctccttcaaaataagtaaacattaaaaaaaattaaaaaaaaaaaattcatagggCTAAGCAGGCCCTCAATTACTGTGACACTTAGTCTCTGTTCTCTGCCACTATTCCAGCTCTGCCCTGGGTTGCCTATGCACCGTAGGCCCAATATGCATGTTCTATTTTGCCCAGTCTTACTTGTCAGAAATGTCACAATTTCCTCAACTGGCCGGAAGCCACATAAACCCTGGAAGGAGGTGAGGGCAATGGCTATCTCTGGCTTATGGTTGGCATCGGGGTAGTGCTGTGGAGCCTGGAGGTGCAATTTCTCTGCCAGCTCCTGTGGGATGGCaaagggaagaggaggatggTCAAGGTGCAGTCATCATACCTAGCAGGACACCAGTCCCACCCAGCCCTTGCTCTCTACCTGCCCTGGTCACCAGAAAGCAGTGGCTTCATACTTTTGGCAATGAGCCCAGTCAGGGCATAATGCAGAAACTCAGGGCCTGGACTGCAAATCAGGAAACCCCAACACCAAGTCAAGCTCAGACACTAACAAGCTGTGCAAGTTTGGTTAAatccctgtcttctctgggtCTTACTCTGCCCATCTAGAAatgagaaatttggacacacaaatGCCTAGGAGTTGGGGCAATAGTTAGGGTGCCTGCCTTGCCCTGGAAGGCAAACTTTCTGAGAGAGCCAGGTGGGAAAACAGCAGATAGAGTAGTCCTGGGCTGGATGAGGGGAACCCAGGAAACTCCCTGGGCACAGGCTGGTCAGCTGTCCGCTTAGACTTAGCTGCCAGCATGTGTCACCAGCATCTGGCCTTCCAGAGCTAAATTGGGAGTCGTCAAGCCTGAATTTAGCTTTGGGCTGGAGTGTGGCACGTGGGTGGGGTAAAAGCAGCAGTAAAAGTAGTGGGAGGGCCTTGACCTGAGTTCTTCTGTACCCTGACCTCTGCACTCCACTCTAATCCTGTACCTTGTTAGGGTGTGCCTGGATGGACAGGGCAGTTTCAACCGAGAGCACTTTGAAGAGGAAGGGCAGCTTGCCATTAAAGGTGTCCTTGACCTTTGAGCCCAAGCAGTCCTGGTTCTCAGCGATCCACTGGCCTAGGGTCTTCTGTGAGATGCGATTGTCAAGGATCTTGGCATCTCCTCGGGGATGGCACCCCATCCACAActggaaaaacataaaacttgggagggaaaaaggaaaaaccgGACACCACCAACCTGAATCCCGAGACAGGCCTCCCAGGCCTGGGCATAAATGCTCATGCCATCACAGACATACAGGAAGGCAGCAGACCCCAGCATACCAGGAGTCAGGAGACCCAATTCAGGCTCTGCCTCCAACCGGCTGTGGAAGCCTGGGTTGGTTATTTCTGATCTCTtggtctcaattttctcatctgtccgATCAGGAGAATGACACCTGCACTGTCAAGGTCACTAAAAAGCTCTCAAATGCCTCTGAGAAGggttaacattcatttattccagtCTCAGAAGTAGAGGCCTTTGGCCTTATATTTTGGCTTTATCTCACCTAAATGGgcaggaaaaatacatattttaggttATTAAGATGTAAAAGTCAAAGTTTTAATTGTCAAAGAGGGCTGAATTAAAATTCAGTAAGTGCTGGTAGTTCTTGGGGGAAGGAAGATACCAGAAATCCCAGCCAATTATGACAAAACCTCTCTTCTTTTGGTGCTACCATCTGGATTCATTGCCTGCCCAGATCTGAAGAGCCAAGAGggcttccctccctctttgctgcctccctctcccagctGACCTAAATGATTTGCCCCAGGCCCTCTGAGTGAAGGAACCCCTTGGTCTCACCTGCTGGTAAAGTCAAACACAACCCAGGTCTCACCTCTGCATATGGCTTGTCCTCTGAGATCTGGGCCAGCGGGTCACTGCTGGCCAGCAGCCGAGCCACTTCACTGTTAGAACCTGTCTTCCCCCAGGCATACTGCTGCACCACACCGGAAAGGGGGAATACTGAGGGCATAGAGAGTGGGTCAGCTTCCACCCCACTCCTGAGGCCTGACCCTACTGTCTTGGGGAAACTAGACACGAGCTGAGGGTTTTGTCTGGGGGACAGTCATATAAGGGGTTTGTAGGTCGTTAGTTGAGACCCTTCTCCGCAGGCCTCGATGTTCCCATCTGTAAAGCGGGCAGTAAGGCTTTTCCGCGGACATGAGTCAGGTAGATGCGCTGAGGTGACGAGGAGGAAGCGGGAGGAACCTATTGGACAGCACCCCGTCTCGAAGTGACCCATGCGCGGCCCCTCCCCGCCAGACCCTCCTTCGAGCGCTGAAATGGCTCATTCCCCATCGCAggtgccccctcctctgcccagagCCCATCCATCTTTCCGCGGAGCCGCAAGCCTGGGTCCCACCTGGCATTTCAGGTCGGGAAGGTTCCCCGCGACGCGACCCTCCCCCAGTGTCCTCAGCAACACAGCCGACAGCCCACCTTGCTGAACTGCCATCCTCACGGTACCGGACCTGGCTTCTGGCACGTATGCACTTCCCGGCAGCACCCGCAACGCCCCTGACCCAGAGcttcctgggaaatgtagttcctcGAGTGCCTCCTTGGAGGGCCGTTTGCCGGGGGTGGCCACTGGGAGCACTCTCAATGCCTCTCACACCCTCCAGCGATCAGCAGCCCAGAGGCTTACCGCCCGCAATCTTGGGTCTCAGTATTCATTCATTCGGTCCTTCACAGGACACAGACTTACTGAGAACCGGCAAAATATCGCGGGCTGTTCTAAGGGTTGGTGATGATCCAAGAACACGATAAGGATCCCTTTCCCtttgtggagcttacattctggtgaAGGGAGAAAGGGCAAATAGGTATAATAAATAAGCAAGTCATATAGGAGGTTGAGAGATAAGTGCTAcaaaaagtgggggtgggagtaGGAAGCACTTtgcagaatttaaaatatctaggGAAGTCTTATTGAGGAGAGGAGGTTTGAGCACAGACTTGGAGGTGAGGAGGAATATTCTGACAGAAGAAACTGCTTGAGCAAAGACTATGGTGGGAACATGGGAATGTGTCTGttatattttggaataaatagcagagaagccaatgtggctggagcagtgagcgtgtgtatatatgtgtggggggggggggggtggtacacGTGAGGTGGTCAGAGAGGAAAGGCAGTGCACAGAACTTTGCAGGCTATTGTGAGAACCTCAGGTTTTACTGAGTAGCTGTCAGTAGCAAAGAATTGCTGTGATCTAAGAAGGAACTCAGTGATGCTTGATGATGTCAAATGTCACATGCAAGGCCCTTAACCTGAgattcagtttcttcctctataaaaggGAGATAATAATGCCAGCCTAACAGGTATGTTGGAAGGTGAGATGAGATGATGTGGGATGCAGGAAGACAGTCAGCGCTCCATGCTCCTTTGATCCTTCCTGCCTTAAGTACTGCAGGACACAaaaccccagcccctcctccaggctgAGCTGCTCACATGTCAAACAGACGGAAGTCAGGGAGAATCACCAGGAGCTCGGCATGGTGAAGGCTGGGCTGGGCCTTGTTTGTGGAgtaatcatggggcacctgggtgactcagtcagttaagcgtccaacttcggctcaggtcatgatctcacggttcatgagttccagacccgtgtcaggctctgtgctgacagctgagagcctggagcctgctttgattctgtgtctccctgtctctctctacccctcctctgctcatgctgtgtctccttctctctctgactctccttcgcatactgtgtctccttctctctctgactctccctcactcactgtctctctctcaaaaataaacattacacattttttttaaaatacatcctctggaggggcacctgggtggcccagtcggttaagcgtccaacattggttcaggtcacgatctcacagctcatgagttcgagccccgtgttgggctctgtgctgacagctgagagcctggagcctgctttggattctgtgtctccctgtctctctctacccctcctctgctcatgctgtctctgtctcaaaaataaatgaatattaaaaaaaatttttaaaataaatcctctgGAAAAAGGTTCTGACATCCGGACCTCACTCAGCAGCCCAGGAGGAGGGCCaccagctggggcacctggaatGAGGGCTACAGTCCTGACtctgcttccccaccccaccactaATTCCCACAGCTTGTACCTCACATGCCCAGGGGGAAAAGGGGGTGCTCTTTTCCCTGCCCAGCTGTGGACATTGACCTCTCCTGGGGTCCCCTGGCTCAGATAAATCAGCCTGCATTTCAAAAGAAGCTTCACCATATACTgaggaataataaaatgaaaaacacaagaatCCTACAAACAGCACATCTCACATACCTCCTACCTTTGAATACCTTTCCTTTACCTCGTTCCAGCTCCTCCAGCTTTATGAGCCTTCCAATGTAAGAATGAAGGATTAGTTTAGGCACggaggtggggtgggcagtgTTCTGGAGCACCTCCCCCACTACCACCACTGAAGCCAGAGTCACTCCTTCATAGTATCTCTACACAGGGAAGAAAGAACTTAGATCTTTGGGACAGATAgagccccaccccactccactcTTACCTTCCTTACACACAGAAAAATCTATCTGCAAGGGAGACTGGTATGTTTGGAGACCCTAGAACCTTTCACCCTTACCTCTTGCTTGTCTCTCTAGTAGAACTGATCACGCTTTATTATCTAGTGAtgatctgctttcttttctcttttccctactAGACCTTATATGTAATTCAGCTTCATATTTATGCCAGTACCCAGCTATAGCTCAAGCTATAACAGCAGCTGACATTTATTTTGCTATGTACTAAATACTGTGCTAAGCCCTTTTTGAAAATTGTCTCATTTCATTGTCAACATAGCCTATGAGATAGGTAGTGCCCTTagccccattttagagatgagaaagatAGGTCTTGGAGAAGTGAAGTAACTGCTCTAAGAGTACAGAGTTCCAATATGCTATACCTCTTCCcctgttgaataagtgaatgagtaaatAGTTGCATGATGTCTCTTTCACAGAGAAGTGGATAGATCCCAGAGGTCTTTAGAGA
The sequence above is a segment of the Panthera leo isolate Ple1 chromosome B3, P.leo_Ple1_pat1.1, whole genome shotgun sequence genome. Coding sequences within it:
- the MPI gene encoding mannose-6-phosphate isomerase isoform X1; its protein translation is MAVQQVFPLSGVVQQYAWGKTGSNSEVARLLASSDPLAQISEDKPYAELWMGCHPRGDAKILDNRISQKTLGQWIAENQDCLGSKVKDTFNGKLPFLFKVLSVETALSIQAHPNKELAEKLHLQAPQHYPDANHKPEIAIALTSFQGLCGFRPVEEIVTFLTKVPEFQFLIGDNAATQLKQSLSSDSQCVASALQSCFSHLMKSEKKVVIEQLNLLVKRISQQVAAGNNMEDINGELLLQLHQQYPGDIGCFAIYFLNLLTLKPGEAMFLEANVPHAYLKGDCVECMACSDNTVRAGLTPKFIDVPTLCEMLNYTPSKDRLFLPTQSHEDPYLSIYNPPVPDFTVMKMEVPGSITEYKVLAVDSASILLIVQGRVTASTPTAQTPIPLQRGGVLFIGANESVSLKLTVPDDLLMFRACCLL
- the MPI gene encoding mannose-6-phosphate isomerase isoform X2, which translates into the protein MPVFPLSGVVQQYAWGKTGSNSEVARLLASSDPLAQISEDKPYAELWMGCHPRGDAKILDNRISQKTLGQWIAENQDCLGSKVKDTFNGKLPFLFKVLSVETALSIQAHPNKELAEKLHLQAPQHYPDANHKPEIAIALTSFQGLCGFRPVEEIVTFLTKVPEFQFLIGDNAATQLKQSLSSDSQCVASALQSCFSHLMKSEKKVVIEQLNLLVKRISQQVAAGNNMEDINGELLLQLHQQYPGDIGCFAIYFLNLLTLKPGEAMFLEANVPHAYLKGDCVECMACSDNTVRAGLTPKFIDVPTLCEMLNYTPSKDRLFLPTQSHEDPYLSIYNPPVPDFTVMKMEVPGSITEYKVLAVDSASILLIVQGRVTASTPTAQTPIPLQRGGVLFIGANESVSLKLTVPDDLLMFRACCLL
- the MPI gene encoding mannose-6-phosphate isomerase isoform X3, whose product is MGCHPRGDAKILDNRISQKTLGQWIAENQDCLGSKVKDTFNGKLPFLFKVLSVETALSIQAHPNKELAEKLHLQAPQHYPDANHKPEIAIALTSFQGLCGFRPVEEIVTFLTKVPEFQFLIGDNAATQLKQSLSSDSQCVASALQSCFSHLMKSEKKVVIEQLNLLVKRISQQVAAGNNMEDINGELLLQLHQQYPGDIGCFAIYFLNLLTLKPGEAMFLEANVPHAYLKGDCVECMACSDNTVRAGLTPKFIDVPTLCEMLNYTPSKDRLFLPTQSHEDPYLSIYNPPVPDFTVMKMEVPGSITEYKVLAVDSASILLIVQGRVTASTPTAQTPIPLQRGGVLFIGANESVSLKLTVPDDLLMFRACCLL